CGAGTACCGCCGCGGTCGGCTCGACGCCGAGGCGTTGGGGGCCGATCCGCTGGCGGCGCTGGCGGCGTGGATCGAGGCGGCCGACGCCGCCGGTGCGGAGGAACCCAACGCGATGGCGTTGGCGACGGTGTCGGCGGACGGGGTGCCGTCGGCGCGGTTCGTGCTCTGCAAGGGCGTCGCGCCGGGCGGGGCGGAGGCGCCGGGCACGGTGCGCTTCTTCACGAACTACGCGAGCCGCAAGGGCCGCGACCTGGACGCGACGGGGGTGGCGGCGGCGACGTTCTGGTGGGACCGGCTCGAGCGCCAGGTGCGGCTCGAGGGCACCGTGGCGCGCCTCGATCCGGAGGCGTCGGACGCCTACTTCGCGTCCCGCCCGCGGGGCAGCCGCGTCGGGGCGTGGGCGTCGCCGCAGGGCCGGGAGGTGGACGGCCGGGAGGCCCTGGAGCGCCTCGCGGCGGAGGCGGAGGCCCGCTTCGAGGGGCAGGACGAGGTGCCGCGCCCGCCGTTCTGGGGTGGCTACGCCCTCACGCCGACGTACGTGGAGTTCTGGCAGGGGCGCGCGAGTCGCCTGCACGACCGCATCGCCTACGCCTGGACCGAGGGCGCCTGGCGCACGTCGCGGCTGGCGCCCTGAGGCCCCCCGTCACGCGCACGCGCCCCGCCGGAGCGGGGCGCGTGCCTGGGTCGTGGGGCGTGAAGGGCGGGGGGGTCAGTCGTCCGCGTCGTCGCCCATCGGGGCGGGCGCTGCGCCGTCGGTCGGGGAGGGCAGGCGGTCCGGGAAGGTCTCGACGTCGGCCGCCTCGATGAGGGCGTCGACGTCCGCCTGCGTCGCTTCGCTGAGCAGCTGCCCGCGGAGCGCCTCCTCGACGTCCTCGAACGCTTGAACGCCGCCCTCGCGGACCTCCTCGACGAGGATGACGTGCTGACCGAACTGCGTCTCGACGGGCCCGACGACCTCGCCGGCGTCGGCGGCGAAGGCGGCCTCCTCGAACGGCGCGACCATCATGCCGCGCTCGAAGCAGCCGAGGTCGCCGCCGTCGGGCCCGCTGGGCCCGGTGCTGCGTTCGGCGGCGAGGTCGGCGAAGTCGGCGCCGCCGTCGAGCTCGGCGAGGACGGATTCGGCGTCCTCGACGGTCTCGACGAGGATGTGCCGGGCGCACACCTGCGCGCCGGTCGTGAACTCGTCCTGGCGGGCGTCGTAGGCGGCGCGGACGGCGCCCTCCTCGAGGCTCTGCTCCGCTTCGACCGCCTCGAAGAGGCCGCGGATCCGTTCGTCCTCCTCGAACAGCGTGCGCAGCATCGCTTCGCTGCCGATGCCGCTGTCCTGCAACAACTGATCGAACGACGCCTCGTCGGGGAGGCCGTTCTTGGCCTGGTCGATGCGGGCCTGCACCGCCTCCATGTCGGGTTCGATGCCGCGCGCGTCGGCGGCGGCGAGGAGCGCGAACTCCTGGCCGCGCTGCTCGAGGTACTGCGGCGCGAAGCTGGCGAGCTGCGCGCGGAGCTGGTCGTTGAGGGGGGTGCCCTGTTGCGCGGCGAGGCTGCGCAGGGCGATCTCGAAGCGCTGCTCGAACTCCGACAGCGTTTCGGTCTGCTCGCCGAGGCGAACGACGACGGGGTCGTCGGCGTCCTGGGCGAGGGCGAACGGGGCGGCGAGTGCCGCGAGGAGGGCGAACGTGAGGATCGAGAAGCGTCGCATCGGGGGTGACCCTAGCAGGGGGCCGGGATGAGAGGTGTGAGGTGCCGCCGGAGGCGTTCAGTCGCCGGCGGCGGTCGCGCCGCG
Above is a window of Trueperaceae bacterium DNA encoding:
- the pdxH gene encoding pyridoxamine 5'-phosphate oxidase; the encoded protein is MDVSGMRTEYRRGRLDAEALGADPLAALAAWIEAADAAGAEEPNAMALATVSADGVPSARFVLCKGVAPGGAEAPGTVRFFTNYASRKGRDLDATGVAAATFWWDRLERQVRLEGTVARLDPEASDAYFASRPRGSRVGAWASPQGREVDGREALERLAAEAEARFEGQDEVPRPPFWGGYALTPTYVEFWQGRASRLHDRIAYAWTEGAWRTSRLAP
- a CDS encoding peptidylprolyl isomerase translates to MRRFSILTFALLAALAAPFALAQDADDPVVVRLGEQTETLSEFEQRFEIALRSLAAQQGTPLNDQLRAQLASFAPQYLEQRGQEFALLAAADARGIEPDMEAVQARIDQAKNGLPDEASFDQLLQDSGIGSEAMLRTLFEEDERIRGLFEAVEAEQSLEEGAVRAAYDARQDEFTTGAQVCARHILVETVEDAESVLAELDGGADFADLAAERSTGPSGPDGGDLGCFERGMMVAPFEEAAFAADAGEVVGPVETQFGQHVILVEEVREGGVQAFEDVEEALRGQLLSEATQADVDALIEAADVETFPDRLPSPTDGAAPAPMGDDADD